Proteins encoded by one window of Lepeophtheirus salmonis chromosome 3, UVic_Lsal_1.4, whole genome shotgun sequence:
- the LOC121114325 gene encoding putative protein-lysine deacylase ABHD14B encodes MKRLSLVFVTVLICFLVISIHAQNIEESGSTEETEMIDWKNINYTQIPIPKDIIEGVKEGSCYRITDDYVDIKGTNVYFKEANPTGGAFLPSGQSIFLLHGAAFTSATWENSIPTLQTLACLGYNVIAIDLPGFGKTRRGPLRGKAFLEKAIKQFFKASKPVVVSPSMSGSFSLPLLVSKPELFGGFIPVAPVATGSFTSDYPRIDVPTMIVFGETDGGARRSNENLSKLPNSSNPQELKNARHPAYLDQPDVWHTMIHNFMLLLS; translated from the exons ATGAAACGTCTATCTTTAGTCTTTGTTACTGTTCTAATATGTTTCTTGGTGATTTCTATTCATGCACAAAATATTGAGGAAAGTGGAAGTACCGAAGAGACAGAGATGATTGATTGGAAGAATATCAATTACACTCAAATCCCTATTCCAAAGGACATCATTGAGGGAGTCAAAGAGGGATCATGCTACAGAATAACTGATGATTATGTTGATATTAAA GGTACAAATGTTTACTTCAAAGAAGCGAATCCCACCGGAGGTGCTTTCCTTCCTTCTGGACAATCCATTTTTCTATTACATGGAGCCGCATTTACATCAGCAACATGGGAAAACTCTATTCCTACTTTGCAAACATTAGCTTGCTTGGGCTATAATGTTATTGCCATTGACTTACCTG GCTTTGGTAAAACACGTAGGGGACCACTTCGAGGCAAGGCTTTTCTAGAAAAAGCTATCAAGCAGTTCTTCAAAGCAAGCAAACCTGTAGTCGTATCTCCATCAATGTCTGGATCATTCTCTCTCCCTTTGCTTGTTTCCAAGCCAG aaCTTTTTGGGGGATTTATACCCGTAGCACCAGTTGCCACGGGGTCTTTTACTAGTGATTATCCAAGAATTGATGTACCTACTATGATCGTTTTTGGAGAAACAGATGGAGGAGCACGTCGATCAAACGAAAATCTAAGCAAATTACCCAATTCAAGCAACCCACAGGAATTGAAAAATGCCAGACATCCAGCATACTTGGATCAACCTGATGTTTGGCATACAATGATCCATAATTTCATGCTTTTATTaagttaa
- the LOC121114326 gene encoding uncharacterized protein: MMAVRYHGCTCHQRFCASTKTSSSGQLQSLSGDKNSLLSNAEDDDKSEESKPQPWYFHVIASFILVIHGFTFLVPQDPLVENEDGSVANGADTLSRWIGYDPEWIRWISPYAQGLAAVFNIALGLVSWWTPKESERYNRLIQLRVFAFCLNILHAYVTGPIIYQQGDDVPLLAPGRIIGLFRLSYLTPGLMAAGVTEVIVEKEQEQTKKKDKK, translated from the exons ATGATGGCTGTAAGGTATCATGGATGTACCTGCCATCAACGCTTCTGTGCCTCAACAAAGACTTCCTCTTCTGGACAATTGCAATCTTTATCTGGGGATAAAAACTCTCTACTTTCCAATGCGGAGGATGATGACAAATCAGAGGAGAGCAAACCCCAGCCTTGGTATTTTCATGTCATAGCTAGCTTTATTCTTGTCATTCATGGTTTCACCTTCCTTGTTCCACAAGATCCCTTGGTTGAGAATGAAGATGGCTCCGTAGCGAATGGAGCAGATACGCTTTCGAGGTGGATCGGATATGATCCTGAATGGATACGATGGATTTCACCATATGCTCAG GGATTGGCCGCCGTATTCAACATTGCACTAGGTCTCGTAAGCTGGTGGACTCCAAAGGAGTCTGAGCGCTATAATCGGCTTATACAATTGAGAGTTTTTGCATTTTGTCTAAACATACTTCATGCTTACGTAACTGGACCCATAATTTATCAACAAGGAGATGATGTCCCTCTCCTTGCTCCAG GTCGAATCATTGGTTTGTTTAGGCTCAGTTATCTCACTCCTGGACTCATGGCCGCTGGGGTAACAGAAGTTATTGTTGAGAAGGAGCAGGAACAAACCAAGAAAAAAGATAAGAAGTAA